DNA from Salmo trutta chromosome 14, fSalTru1.1, whole genome shotgun sequence:
aaggacatcccgggccggccaaaccctcccctaacccggacgacactgggctaattgtgcgccgcctaataggtctcccggtcacggctggctgtgacacagcctgggatcgaaccagagtctgtagtgacgcctcgagtactgcgatgcagtgccttagacagctgcgccactcgagaggcccTATAATTGATAGTTGAGGATCAAACATTTGTTTTTCTGACCTGGCAGCTGAGGAAGCTGCGCACATGTTGATATCCTGGCTGGTGATGATTCTTGGCGACGATCTGGGCCCAGCGCAGTCGTAGCTCAGCGTTGTTTGATGTCACGATGTGAGGGTACTGCTCCTCCAGTTTCTCCATATTACCTTATCAAAGTCGGAGGGATGGTACATCATTGGTGTGACTCATTTCAAAAGTAGTGTACGCACATCCAGACGTGCAGGTGCAAGTTACAAAAAGTAAAGTAATGATATAAAGAATAGAGATCCACACACTGAGGAATTGGGGTGAATCACATGCATCTTCAGAACGATTGTGCTAAGGGTATCAGTACAGAAGTGTTGTTACCATCGTGTCCTACCTCTAGGCAGTGGGGACTTCTCTATGATCTTTTCCAAGAAGTAGACAGCCTGGTTAGTCTTCCAGGCCTGGATGTTGGTCTTCTTGATGCTGGCCATATCCAGGACCTCGGCAGCCCACAGCTCTGACAGCTGCTCAGCAGGCTCCATCAGGCTCTTGCCAGCCGACAGGTCAGGGAGATAGGGAGGCCAACCGGGCACATTGAGCCAGCTATCAAATTCCAGACCTAGCAAAGAGACCACAAGGAGAGAGGTCAGTTTACTGTTACAAGCTTAAATACTCATTCTAAAAAGCAACTACGAGCCTCAAAGGCCAATCTAACACTCTAAAAGCAACTACACTGTCTTTTACCCTTAATCATGTCTACTCCTTTCTTCTTCAGGTCAGGGAAATAGTCCAGGAAGAACTCCAGAGCATCCTCTGCCATAACACTGCAGAACTTGAATTTGTCAACGTAGGCCTGAGAAGAAACACCCACATGtcagaatgtatgtatgtatgtatgtatgtatgtatgtatgtatgtatgtatgtatgtatgtatgtatgtatgtatgtatgtatgtatgtatgtatgtatgtatgtatgtacgtacagaaccagtcaaaagttgacacacatAATCTGGAATGACattctttagttttactattttctacattgtacaataatagcaAAGACCAAAAAAGAGATcattcaaattagccaccctttgccttgatgacagctttgcacactcttggcattctctcaaccatcttcacctggaatgcttttccagcagtcttgaaggagttcccacatatgcacatatttgatgtcttcactattattctacaatgtagaaaatagtaaaaatagaagaaaaaccctggaatgagtaggtgtccaaacttttgactggtactgtaagtattcacgcCTAGCAGTCTTTCAATGGGTTTCATGTCTGGGctttggccactcaaggactttcacattatttttctgaagccattccagcattgctttggctatATCCTTGGGGTCATTCTCCTGTTGGAATGTAACATTTTCACTCTagtctaaggtcgtttgcactcCGAAGCAGGTCCTCATCAAGGATTTGGCAGTATTTGGCTCCATTTATTGTTCCCtttatccttaccagtctcccagtccctgacactgaaaaacatccccagagtaTGATGCTACCACCCATATGCTTCatagtagggatggtgttagacgggtgatTAGCTGTGCCCGGTTTTcgccagacatagcgctttgcattcaggccaagtAGTTTTTAAAAaattcatcagaccacagaatatttGAATTTATTCACGtgtctttttgcaaactccaagcgtgctatcatgtgcctttttttcaggagtggcttccatctggccactctcccataaagcccagattggtgaagtgctgtagagactgttgtccttctggcaggttctcctatctcagccaaggaactctgtacttctgtcagagtggtcattgggttcttggtcaccaccctgaccaaggaccttcttgCCCGGTTCCTTAGTTTGGTCAGACGGCCAGCTCTaagcagagtctgggtagttccatattttttcaattttccAATGATGGTGagcactgtgctcttggaaatgttcaacactctagaaatagttttatacccttccccagatatatgcctcatcacatcTCGGAGAGCTACAGACTGGTCCTTGTtattcatggtatagtttctgctctgacatgcactttgaACCGTAAAACCTtatatacagtggtgtaaagtacttaagtaaaaatactttaaaagtactacttaagtcgttttttgttgtactattcatatttttgccaacttttacttcactacattccaaaacaAAATGATATACATtatattccatacattttccgtaacacccaaaagtactagttacattttgacaggaaaatagtccaattacttttgatactgaagaatattttagcaattccatttacttttgatacttaagtatatttaaaaccaaatacttttagacttttactcaagtagtattttactgggtgactttcacttgagtcattttctattaaggtatctttacttttactcaagtatgacaaatgaGTACTTTTCTACCActgcttatatagacaggtgtgtttctttttaaatcatgtccaaacaactGAATTgtctacaggtggactccaatcaagttgtagtgacatctcaaggatgatcaaaggaaattggatgcaccggagctcaatttggagtgtcagaGCAAAGCGGTGTgaatagatatttctgtatttacatTTTCAACAAATgttcaaacatttcaaaaaacatgttttcactttgtcattaaaattatatatttaatacatttttaattcaggctgtaacaacaaaatgtggaataagtcaatggtatgaatactttctgaaggcactgtagaatgAGAAGCAACACCAACCTTGAGGAAGGCATCAAAGTGACTCTGGTCTCCAGCCAGGTGGGCCAGGTAAGAGACGAAACAGAAGCCCTTCTCATAAGGCGTCTCATTGTAAGTGTCATCAGGGTCAACACCTGAAGGATGGgaagaaaataaaatgttttgctttaACTTGAGCAGTCATGATCAAGTGTATCAGTTCTATTGGGTCTGCAGCTCCATAGGCAAATCTCAGTCGGATTAACTACTAATTAAACTAAGACCACTGGGTTACTAATGGAATTGGTCTTGGCTTTAGCCTTAGAGGTCAAGGGTAAATGTAAGCAGTCTGACCTGGTTTGATCTTCACACGCAGTTTATTGAGAGGGTGGTCCTCTCCGGTGTTATCCATGTGCTGTCTGAGTAAAGCCCTCCCAGTCGCTGCCTCCAGACTAGTGATGGCCTCTCCTGCAAATAACAACACAACAGACATCAGGGCTTTGATAGTGATAAGACAGCCAGGTGGGCACAAATAGCTGTGTAGACAACAACTGTTTACTTTCAAATGGAAAGAGTTGTGGGACTTGAGGATGAGCCCATCATACAATGCTACAGCAGGGCTCGCCAATCCTAtttctggagagctaccttcctgtaggttcactccaacctcagttgtaactaacctgattcagctaatAAACCAGATAATGATTAGAATTATGGGAACTTGATTAAAGGTTGGAGTGAAACCAActggacagtagctctccaggaacatggttggagagccctggtctacagtagacAAACTGTGGCAAAGTGATGTACTATGCTGATGtagaaagggctttataaaatccatttgattgattgacagtCTCTTACCGTAGATCTCCCTGCACACCCGGCGCTGGGCATACATGGTGAAGCCCTCGTTGAGCCAGAAGTCACCCCAGTTGGCATTGGTTACCAGATTACCGAACCAGCTGTGGCAGATCTCGTGCACAATGACGTCAGCCAGTGAGCGGTCTCCGGCCAGGAGGCAGGGGGTGACGAAAGTTAGGCAGGGGTTCTCCATGCCCCCGAAGGGGAATGACGGTGGCATGAACAGCACGTCATACCTGAGGGGACGAACCGATTATGTAGCTGTATGTTTATAAGCAGAATAAGTAATGACACTGCAAGCGCAAAGTCAGTGGTCACCATCCCTAGTCATGGAAAGAGCTACAGTGTGCAGTTTTTTATTCTAGCCTAGCCCTAAGACACCTGATTTAACTAATCAAGGTGTTGATTAGCTGTTGTCAGGTCAGGTGTTTTAGTGCAGtgctggaacaaaatcctgcattCCTGTAGCTCTTCAGAACCAGGGTTGTTGACTGACCACTGAAGTATTGGACCATATTGTTAATTGGGGAATTTCACCTTCCCCAGACGTAGGGTCCAAATAGTTTCTCCCCCACAACCAGAAATTCCTCGATGACTCCGTCGTACTCCTGCTTGGCTGCCTGCAGCAGGCATGGCTCTGTCCACACTCGGGTCCTAAAATATACAGAATTACAATTACTACCAAGCATTGAAACCCCATAGGCAAACACTATCATGCATGTTCTTCAAAGCACATTCTTCAGCAGCATTATATGGCCCATAAGAAGCGAGTGCAGTTTTCATTCAAGTTCAAACTTCATTCAAGTT
Protein-coding regions in this window:
- the rnpep gene encoding aminopeptidase B; translated protein: MEKSLKLHSDLAEDVATSSSFRQFKIKHFHLDLSVDFEKRTLRGTETLQLKCIQDSQSELLLDIHPSLSMQEVSYCRSEDDSDSVKVEFMTRNFTSYGTTLVVKFPSPCKIEEQFRVVVKFLASDGPGVCWLDPEQTAGKAKPYVFTQGQAVLNRSFFPCFDTPAVKSTYSAAVKVPDGFTAVMSASKGEHRMADNTFLFTMEQPIPSYLVALAVGDLVSAEVGPRTRVWTEPCLLQAAKQEYDGVIEEFLVVGEKLFGPYVWGRYDVLFMPPSFPFGGMENPCLTFVTPCLLAGDRSLADVIVHEICHSWFGNLVTNANWGDFWLNEGFTMYAQRRVCREIYGEAITSLEAATGRALLRQHMDNTGEDHPLNKLRVKIKPGVDPDDTYNETPYEKGFCFVSYLAHLAGDQSHFDAFLKAYVDKFKFCSVMAEDALEFFLDYFPDLKKKGVDMIKGLEFDSWLNVPGWPPYLPDLSAGKSLMEPAEQLSELWAAEVLDMASIKKTNIQAWKTNQAVYFLEKIIEKSPLPRGNMEKLEEQYPHIVTSNNAELRLRWAQIVAKNHHQPGYQHVRSFLSCQGKQKYTLPVYRALWNGSEETRALATEIFSATSHQLHVNVRNYVKKILA